Sequence from the Actinomyces slackii genome:
CCTGGGTGGAGGTGGCACGGGAGGACCGGGCCGTGCCCGGGGCCGCCTGCCGGGTGGCGCGCCGTGCGCCCTGCTGGCCCCGCTGGGCCTGGCCGCGCCCCGCCCGGGCGGATGCTGCGCCTCGCGCACTGCCGGTGCCACGGGCTGCTCCCGCGCCGCGCGCTACTCCCGCGCCGCGCGGGCCACCGGAGCCGCCGGCACCGCGGCTGCCCGCACGCGCGGCGCCGCCTCGGCCCGCCGGGCGCCCCGACCCCCTGCCGGACTGTCGCGTCCCGGAGCCGGGCGCACCCTGCTGACCGGATCGGCCGGCCTGACCGGAGCGCTCGGGCTGGCCCGACTGGCGAGGCCGCGACTGCGCCGCCCGCGAGGCGCCCGAGGCACGGGCCTTGCCCCGCCCCGATCCGCGCCCACTGCGTTTGCGTCCCTTGGCCATGCGCCTGACTCTACCTGCGAGCCGCAGCCGCCCGGCGCCCCGGTGGGGCCCGGCGCGCCGGGCCCCGTCCCGCGGGCCCATCCCGCAGGGGGCCGGCGCGGGCGCCTACTCCTCGTGGAGGGTGTAGGTGAAGTCGTGGGACTGGCCCACCTCCAGGGTGATGAGGTCGCGCCCTGAGTTGAAGGCATTGGGCGGGCAGGTCATGGGCTCAACCGCCACGCCCCGGCGGCCCAGCTGGTCATCGGTGTAGATCTGCACCCAGGGGGCGTCGGCCCCCATGACGACGGCGCGGCCCTCAGGATCGCAGAGCCTGACCTGCCAGGGCTCGGCGGGCAGCCCCAGGTAGGCGTTGTCGGTGGAGGTCTGCCCCACGAGCCTGCCCGAGCGCCAGTCCCACTCGGTGCCCTCCACGCTGCGCTCGCCCGCCGGCGCCATGGTCTGCGGGTCGACGTCGAGGACCCGGCAGGCCGGCACGGTCAGCGTGCACTCCTCCAGCGGAGCCGGGCGGGTCAGGTAGGGGTGGCAGGACACCCCGTAGGGCGCGGGCAGGGGGAGGCCGGCCTCCTGGGGAGCCCCGGGGACATCGGCCGCCGGCAGGGCGGCCCCGAGACTGGTCGTCGTCGTGACGACGCGCAGACCCGCCTCCCCCAGGGTGAAGCGGACCTGGACCTGCAGGGCCCAGGGGTAGGCGTAGCTGCCGGGCTGGCACAGGCCCACCAGCACCTCGGAGGCGGACTGCTCGATCACCTGGAAGTCGCTCCACCCCACCAGGCCGTGGAGCGCCGAGCCGGTCTCCGGCTCATTGCACGCCAGCAGGTAGTCCACTCCCCCATAGGTGTAGCGGGAGCCGGCCACGCGGTTGGGCCAGGGCACCAGGGTCTTGCCCTGCCAGCCGCCCGGCAGGCTCGCCTCGGCGTCGAAGGGCACCACGAGGTCGCGCCCGCCGCGGCGCAGATGGACCAGTGTGGCCCCGCAGGTGGCGATCCGTGCCTGGTAGTCACCCGCCGCCAGATCGATGAGCTCGCCGTTGATCATGATGCCGTCCTCGTCGTCGGGAATCGCGGATGCCGGGGCTGCCGGCATCGGGAGCCTACACGCCTGCGGTGCGGCCGCCCACCTGCGCCTCCTTGGCGGAGGCCGATGAGCTCGCCTCGGCGGCGACGGCCTCCAGGTCGCGCCCGATGCCGGCGGCGGCGTAGGCCCCCACGAGCCCTTCGAGGAAGGGCGCCCCGGACAGGCGGGTGCGGGACGCGGTCTCAGGGGTCAGCCGCTCGATGCCGGCCTCCGCGCTCATGACGCCGCTGCCCAGATCGGTCAGGACCAGGACCCCGCCGCCGCTGGAGGAGGCCACCGCGGTGACGGCCCGGGCCACGGCGGCCCCGTCGGTCCCCAGTCCGCCGTCGGGCAGGCCCGCGGCGATCTCAACGGTCACCTCCACCGATCCCACCAGCCGCCTGGTCATCTCCAGGGCGGCCTGGGCCAGGGCGCGCGAGTGCGAGACCAGGACCAGCCCGACCTGCCGGGACTGAGCATCCCCATGGGAACCATCAGGCATGTCAGCCCTGCCAGGGTCCCCAGCGTCCTCGGCGGCCCCAGAGTCCTCAGCATCCTCGGCGGCCTGGCCACCGGCCCGGGCGGCCTGGCCGGGCTGGCCGGGCTGGCCGGACTCGGTGGGCTGAGCACTGGCCTGGGTGGCCTGGCCGGGCTCGGCGGCCTCGGGCGCCAGCTGGGGCTCACCGGCGCCTGCCTCGCGGGCGACCTCGGCCAGGGCCTGGAGGATGAGGGCGGTGGAGGCCGCGCCGGGGTCGGTGTGCCCGATGGAGCGCTCGGCCAGGTAGGAGGCGCGCCCCTTGGTGGCCATCATCGGCGTGGTGGCGTCCCTGCCGTCGGCCGCCGCGGCGGCGGCGGCAGCGGTGGCGGCGGCCAGATCCTGCGGGTCGGCGGCCAGGGCGCGAAGAGCGGGGTACCAGGCGTCCAGCATGGTCTTCTCCCCCGCGGAGGCCCGCCCCCTGGAGGCGATCCCGGCGACCCCCGCCTCCACGGCCCCGGCCAGGGCCGGCCCATCCAGGCCGGTGGCGCTGGCCTGGGCGGCCCCCATGCGCATGAAGAAGGTTCCGTACAGCGGGCCAGAGGCACCGCCGACCGTCGAGACCAGGGTCATGCCGGTCTTCTTGAGCAGGGTCCCCACCGTCTCGAAGCTCCCGGCATCCAGCGCGGAGACGACGGCGGTCATGCCGCGCTTCATATTGGCGCCGTGGTCGGCATCGCCGATGGCCGCGTCCAGGGCGGTCAGCTCATCGGCGTGCTCGCCCACCAGCTCGGCGCTGCGCCGAAGCCAGGCCTCCAGGTCCCTGATCGTCAGCATCTGTCTCAGATCCCCCACCGCAGGCCCGGAGTGGACACCGGGGCGTCCCATAGGCGCAGCATCTCGTCGTCGGCCCTCACCAGGGTCAGGGAGCAGCCGGCCATGTCCAGACTCGTGATGTAGTTGCCCACCAGGCGGCGCTCAACGACCACCCCGGCATCCGCCAGGAGCCGGGCGACCTCGTCGTACATGAGGTAGAGCTCGAGCAGCGGGGTGCCGCCCATGCCGTTGAGCAGGGCGATGACGCCGCGACCATCGCCGGCGGGAAGCTCGGCCAGGATCGGCTCGACGAGCCGCGCGGCGATCTGCGAGGCCGGCGCGATGGGCTCGCGGTGGCGTCCGGGCTCGCCATGAATGCCGATGCCGATCTCCATCTCCTCCTCGGGCAGGTCGAAGGAGGGCTTGCCATTGGCGGGGACCGTGCACGAGGTCAGGGCCATCCCCATGGAGCGCCCCGCGTCATTGACCGCGGCGGCGATGCGGGCCACCTCCTCAAGCGACTGCCCCTCCTCGGCGGCGGCGCCGGCGATCTTCTCCACCAGCACGGTCACGCCCACGCCGCGGCGTCCCGCGGTGTAGAGGGAGTCCTCGACGGCGACATCGTCATTGGTCACCACGGTGGCCACCTGGATGCCGGACTCCATGTCCACGATCTCGGCGGCCATCTCGAAGTTCATGACGTCGCCGGTGTAGTTCTTGACAATGTGGAGCACCCCGGCCCCACGGTCCACGGCGGTGGTGGCGGCCACGATCTGGTCGGGGACGGGAGAGGTGAAGACCTCCCCGGCGCAAGCGGCGTCGAGCATGCCCGTGCCCACGAAGCCGCCGTGAAGGGGCTCATGGCCACTGCCCCCTCCGGAGATGATCGCCACCTTGCCCTGCTCCTTGGGGGTGGCCCGGTAGACGAGGCGGTTGTCGAGGTCGACCTCGAGCTCACCGGGGTGGGCAGCGGCCATGCCTGCCAGGGCATCCGCGACCACACTGTCAGCGGAGTTGATGAGTTTCTTCATAGGGATGACGCTACCGCGATCACCCCCCGGCCTTCCACCTGAGCAGTGCTCGAGGTCCCCTGCGCCGAGGTAGACATATCCCGCCGAGATCGACGGCGAATGCGTCTACCTCGGCGGGAGATGTCTACCTCGGCGTCAGGGAGTGCGGCGGCTCAGGATGCGCGGCGCTTGCCCACGATGTCCAGGGCGACGGCGCACAGCAGCACCAGGCCCTTGATCGCCTGCTGCCAGGCGGAGTCCACCGCCATGATGGACAGGCCCATGTTGAGCACGCCCATGATCAGGGCGCCGATAATCGCCCCCGAGACGCGCCCGATGCCTCCGGAGACCGCCGCTCCGCCGATGTAGGCGGCCGCGATGGCATCCATCTCGTAGAGGTTCCCGGCAGTGGAGACCGCCGCACCGGCGCGCGAGGTGGTGACGATGGCCGCCAGGGCCGAGAGCAGCCCCATGTTGACGAAGACCAGGAAGTCCACCCTGCGCACATTGATGCCCGAGAGCCGCGCGGCCTTGAGATTGCCGCCCACGGCGTAGATCTGGCGGCCGATCACGGTGCGGTTCATGATGAAGGAGTAGATGAGGATGACCACGCCCACGATGACCAGCACGATCGGGGTGCCGCCGGCGGAGTAGGCCAGGAGGGCCGTCAGGGCGCCGATCGCCGCGCTGTAGATCGCCAGCCGCACCACCGCGCCCCGCAGGGAGTCCACGGTGCGCCCGGCCGCCCGGGCGCGGCGTCGAGCGCGCATCTGGGAGTAGATGAGGGCGGCGATGGCGGACAGGCCGATGACGATGGTGACCCCGTCATAGTTCTTCAGGTAGCCCAGCCACGGCGGCAGGGAGCCATTGGCGATGGACACGAAGCTCGGCGGCAGGCCGGAGACCGTGCGCTGGACCAGCACCACGGTCAGGCCGCGGAAGATGAGCATGCCGCCCAGGGTGACGATGAAGGCGGGGATCCCCATGATCGCCACCCAGAATCCCTGCCAGCAGCCGATGAGAAGGCCCAGGGCCAGGGCGATGGCCACGGCCAGCGGCCAGGGCAGTCCCGAGCCCACCACCAGGAGCCCGATCACTCCGCCGATGAATCCCACCAGTGAGCCCACGGACAGGTCGATGTGGCGGGCGATGATCACCATGACCATGCCCACCGACAGGATCATGACGTAGGCGTTCTGCTGGATGAGGCTGGCGACGTTGTTGGGGGACAGCAGCAGGCCGCCGGTGAGGATCTGGAAGAAGATGATGATCGCCAGCAGCGCCGCCAGGATCCCGTACTGGCGCATATTGCGCCCCACATAGGCTGTCGCGTTCTTCATCGGTCCTCACCGTCCTTGTTCGCGGAGTCGCCCTCGTGGCGCTCCTGTGTGCTGTGTGCTGTCATCAGCGCCATGAGGCTCTCCTGGTCGGCCTGGCCGCGGGGCAGCTGGCCGGTGATGCGGCCCTGGCTCATGGCGTAGATGCGGTCGCAGATCCCCAGCAGCTCGGGCAGCTCGGAGGAGATGACCAGGACCGCCCTGCCGGAGTCGGCGAGCTCGTTGATGATCTGGTAGATCTCGTACTTGGCCCCCACGTCGATGCCGCGGGTGGGCTCATCGAGGATGAGGACCTCGGGGTCGGAGAACATCCACTTGGCCAGGACGACCTTCTGCTGGTTGCCGCCCGAGAGCGACCCCACCTCGGTGCTCAGCGACTCGGTCTTGATGCGCATCTCGCCGCGGTAGCGCTCGGCCACCTCCCGCTCGGCATGCTCGTCGACGACGCCGTGCGAGGCGATCTTGGCCAGGGCCGCCGCCGTCGTGTTGGTCTTGACGTCCTGGATGAGGTTGAGGCCCAGGACCTTGCGATCCTCGGGCACGTAGGCGATGCCCGCCGCGATGGCCCGGGCCACGGTATCGGTGGAGATCTCCTTGCCCTCCTTGAGCACGGTCCCCGAGATGCCGACGCCGTAGGAGCGGCCGAACAGGCTCATGGCCAACTCGGTGCGCCCGGCCCCCATGAGGCCTGCCAGTCCCACGATCTCTCCGCGGCGCAGGGACAGGGCGGCGCCGTCGACCACGGCCCGGGTGGTGTCCACGGGGTGGTGGACGGTCCAGTCGCGCAGCTCCAGGAGCTCCTCCCCCACATCGGAGGTGTGATCGGGATAGCGGTTGGACAGGGAGCGCCCCACCATGAGGCGGATGATCTCCTCCTCGTCGATGGCCTGCGGCCCGCGCAGGTCGGAGGTCTGGATGGTCTGCCCATCCCGGATGATGGTGGTGCGCTCGGCCACGCGGCAGACCTCGTTGAGCTTGTGGGAGATCATGACCATGGTGATGCCCTGATCGCGCAGCCCCTCCATGAGGGAGAGCAGGTGGGCGGAGTCCTCGTCGTTGAGGGCGGCGGTGGGCTCATCGAGGATGAGCAGGCGCACGTCCTTGGACAGGGCCTTGGCGATCTCCACGAGCTGCTGGTGGCCCACTCCCAGGTCCACCACTCGGGTGTGGGGCGGGATGTCCAGGCCGACGGTGGCCAGGAGCTCGGCCGCGGCCTCATTGGTGGCGTCCCAGTCGATGATGCCGCGGCGCGCCTTCTCGTTGCCCAGGAAGATGTTCTCGGCCACCGACAGGTACGGGCTCAGGGCCAGCTCCTGGTGGATGATGACGATGCCGGCCTCCTCGGAGTCGCGCAGGGAGCGGAAGGTCCTGGGCTCGCCGTCGTAGATGATCTCTCCGTCATAGGTGCCGGCGGGCCACACCCCGGACAGGACGTTCATGAGAGTGGACTTGCCGGCCCCGTTCTCCCCGCAGATGGCGTGGATCTCGCCGCGCCGAACCTCCAGGTTGACGTCGTCGAGGGCCTTGATGCCCCCGAAGGCCTTGGTGATGGAGCGCATCTGGAGAATGGGGGCGCTCATGACAGCCCCACCTCCTGGGCGCTGTAGTAGCCGGAGTCCACCAGGACCTCCTTGACGTTGTCGGCGTCCACGGAGACCGGGTCGAGCAGGTAGGAGGGCACGACGAGCTGGCCGTTGTCATAGGACTCGGTGTCATTGACCTCGACGGTCTCGCCCTTGGCGATCTGGTCGACCATGGTGGCGCAGCGCTCCCCCAGCAGGCGGGTGTCCTTGAAGACGGTCATGGACTGGGTGCCGGCGACGATCCTGGCGACATTGGCCTGATCGGCGTCCTGGCCGGTCAGGACCGGCCAGTTCTCGCCCCCGTAGCCGGCTGAGGACAGGGCCTGACTGACGCCCAGGGCGAGGGCGTCGTTGGGGCACAGGACGACGTCGACCCGGGTGGTGGAGCTGTAGAAGGAGTTGAGCCGGTTCTCCATCTCCGCCTGGGCCGCGGTGTTGGACCAGGCCTGGATGCCGATGGACTGCCACTTGTCCACCGAGGCGGGGAGCTTGCCCGAGGGGCACACGAGCTGTCCGCTGGAGATGTAGGGGCTCAGCGCGTCCCAGGCGCCCTCGAAGAAGAAGCGGGCGTTGTTGTCATCGGGGCTGCCGGCGAAGGGCTCGAAGTTGAACGGGCCGGCCCCGCTCTCAAGATCGAGGGCGTCGACGATGTAGGAGCCCTGAAGGGCGCCGACGTTGTAGTTGTCGAAGGTGACGTAGTAGTCCACGGCCTTGGTGTCGCGGATGAGCCGGTCGTAGGCGACCACGGTGGTGCCCAGGCGGGCGGCCGACTCCAGGACCGGGCCCAGGGCCGAGCCGTCGATGGCCCCCACGACGATCACCGCGGGGCTCTTGTTGACCATGGTCTGGATCTGGGAGTTCTGCTGCTCGACCTTGTTGTCGGCGAACTGGAGCTCGACCGAGTAGCCCTTGTCCTCCAGGAGCTCCTTGAGGTTGGCCCCGTCGCGGCTCCAGCGCTCGAGGTTCTTGGTGGGCATGGACACCCCGATGAGGGCGCCGGCACCGGCGCCTCCGTAGTAGTCGGCGGTTCGCTCGGCGGTGCAGGCGCTCAGCCCTGCGGCCGCCAGCGCGGTGGCCAGCAGGGCTGTCCTGCGGCTGGGGGCCGCGCGACCGGGCGGGAAGGGTGGTGCTGACGATGACATTGGGCCTCCTCACCTCGTGCATCGACGATGGCACATTTTGTTTCTCCACAATCTATATCATGATGAGACAAATGTCGAGACGTCGATCACACCAGATCGCTGCAGTCAGGGGCCGGCAGGGGGCACTTCTGGCACGTCGCGCCGGTGGAGGGTGGATCGGGGTCGGACGCGCAGGGCGGGCCTGACTCCACTCCTGGCGCGCTCACGCCGAGGTAGACATGTCCCGCCGAGATCGACGGCGAATGCGTCTACCTCGGCGGGAAATGTCTACCTCGGCGTCAGGGAGGAGGGGGCGCGGGGGCTCAGACGTCGATCTCGTCGTGGACGGCGACGTTGATGAGCTCGATCCTGCCGTCGGGCAGGCGCCAGAAGTGCAGGCGCCTGGCGGAGGGCGTGCCCTCCTGAAGGGAGACGCGGAAGGCCACGGCCCCGTCGCGGCGGGTGCGCACCGGGCTCCCACCGGCGGCGCTGGCCCGCAGCGCATGCAGGTTGCGGCTGGAGATCTCCCGGGCGCGCCCGGTCAGAACATCGACGGCGGCCCGCATGACCCGCGAGCGGTCGATCCCCTCGAGCTCCTCGAGGGCCTGGGGGAAGGCCTCGCCGACGATGTAGCGCTCCGGCAGGGGCCATCGCTCCTTGTCCACCGGCGGGGTCTGGCGCGCCCAGGCCACATAGATCTCGTAGCGGATCTGGTCGACCGGGTCCAGGAAGAGCCCCTCCTCATCCTCGCGCAGCGCCTCGGGCGAGAGTGCCTTGGCGGTCTCGGCGCGCTTGACCGGCCCGGGCTTGGGAGCCTGCGGGCGGGCGGGGGCGCGCTTGAGCGCGGCGCGCGCCTGGCTCAGCTCCTCCTCGGCCTCCTGGCGCAGTCGACGCTGGCGGGCGAGCTCGCCAGCCGCCTCCTCGGCATGACCGCGCGCCTCCTCCAGGCGCAGGGACAGGTCCGACAGCCGCGCGCGCGATTGCGCCAGGGCCTGCTCCAGCTCAGTGATTCGCTGCGAGCGGGCGTCCCCGCCCTCGCCCTGGTCGGCCTCCTCCCAGGCGGCGACCTCCGTCTCCTCGATCCACGGCGGACCGCCGGGAAGGAGACTGGGGGCGGGGACCAGGGGCTCGTCGTCGTCCAGATCGTCCATGGACAGGCCCAGGCCGTCGGGCCCCACCGAGGCCACGCGGGCGGGCACGACGGCGCCGATGCGGTAGAGGTCCTCCAGGCGGTCAGCGGCATTGGAGGTGATCCGCTCCTTGGGGACCGTCAGGTCCTGCCCGGGGTAGGCCTCGACGACCAGCCCCTCCTCCTTCATGCCCACCACCCGCACCAGGGTGGCATCCCCGGGCTTGAGGTCCCCCAGGGCCTGCTCGGCGCCGATGATCTGCGCCCCGACATTGAGGTAGCCGGTCTGCTTGGAGTAGGCGCCCTCAACCCTCTGGCCCTGGACCAGGAGTTGACCGATGTCGACGCCGAGCCCGGGCGCGGAGTCCTCCGGGGAGATCGTGGCGGTGACCTGTCCATCGCTGACCAGGGCGCGGTCAGGGGGCAGGAGCATCTTGACCACACCGGTCAGGGGCGTGGTCTGGGAGGGCTTGGCCTCGTGATGGCGCGGGAGGCTGCCCAGGACCTGGCTGATCAGGCCGTCGGTGGCCCTGGCGCCCGAGGCCTCATCGGAGGCGAGGTGGAGGGTGGAGCTCCAGCAGTCCTCCACCCAGGCCAGATCGGCGCTGTAGACGCGCCCGGCTCCGCCGTAGACCTCGGTGCGATCCGGCATGTCCTTGGCGAAGGCCCAGCTCGCCTCCCCGGTGACGACGACGTAGACCTTGACCACGCCCCTGCCCTCACGGGCAACGGCGCGAGCATCGATCCAGGGCTCGGGCGAGTCGGGGCGCGTGGAGATGACGACGATGGGGGCCTGACGACCCGGGCGCAGCAGTTCGGCGGCCAGCCCGCGGGCCTGGGCCGCCGTGGAGATGACGATGGGGACCGCCGCCGGCGCTGGGCGTCGCTCCTGGGGCGCGGCCTCGGCGGCCGCCCGCCTGCGCTCGCGCTCGGCCAATCGCCGCTGGCGCTTGTTGAGCCGCGGAGCGGCGCTGGTGGGCGCGCTGGCAGGTCCGGCGCCGGCATTGGAGGCTCGCCCCGGGCCGCCTCTGTGCACAGCCACTCCCTTCTTCCACTCAGGTGTCTTACTTCCATCCCCAGTTTAGCGTGCAAGCATGCCTGCCAGCGAACCCCCGACGAGACTCATCGTGGATGCCCGCGAAGGAGGTCCCGTGCCTCATGTGGAAGTGCCCGCGAAATCCGCGGACCGTGGTGGGCATGGGAAGCGAGTTGTCGATGGGGGCTAGGGCTGAGATCACCAGGAAGTACGCCACGGCGTATGCCAGGGCGTCCAAGGGCGATAAGGGGCGGATGCTCGACGAGGTGTGCGCGGTGACTGGCTGGAGCCGGGACAACGCGCGCAGGCGCCTGACCCAGGCCGCCAAGCGCCCTGGCGGGGCCAAGAAGGAGGCGCCCAGGCCCAGGGGCCGCAAGTACTCCTATGACGCCCTGAAGGTCCTGCAAAAGGTGTGGGCGGCCAGTGGCGGGCAGTGCGGCAAGTACCTGGCGGCGTCCATGCCGCTGCTGCTCGACCTGCTCCAGTCCCACGGGGAGCTGGATGACGAGCCCCGATACACGCCCCAGGTGCGGGCAGAGCTGGAGGCCATGAGTGCGGCGACCATCGACCGGTACCTGGCCCCAGTACGCGCCAAGGACCCCGTCCGGGGGATCAGCACCACCAAGGCCGGGCCGCTGCTGCGCAACTCGATCACCATCCGCAAGGCCGGTGACGAGATCGAGGCCGCCCCGGGGTTCTTCGAGGTCGACACCGTCGCCCACTGCGGCCCGGTCCTCAAGGGCGAGTTCGCCCGGACCCTGAACATG
This genomic interval carries:
- a CDS encoding aldose 1-epimerase family protein: MINGELIDLAAGDYQARIATCGATLVHLRRGGRDLVVPFDAEASLPGGWQGKTLVPWPNRVAGSRYTYGGVDYLLACNEPETGSALHGLVGWSDFQVIEQSASEVLVGLCQPGSYAYPWALQVQVRFTLGEAGLRVVTTTTSLGAALPAADVPGAPQEAGLPLPAPYGVSCHPYLTRPAPLEECTLTVPACRVLDVDPQTMAPAGERSVEGTEWDWRSGRLVGQTSTDNAYLGLPAEPWQVRLCDPEGRAVVMGADAPWVQIYTDDQLGRRGVAVEPMTCPPNAFNSGRDLITLEVGQSHDFTYTLHEE
- the mmsA gene encoding multiple monosaccharide ABC transporter ATP-binding protein gives rise to the protein MSAPILQMRSITKAFGGIKALDDVNLEVRRGEIHAICGENGAGKSTLMNVLSGVWPAGTYDGEIIYDGEPRTFRSLRDSEEAGIVIIHQELALSPYLSVAENIFLGNEKARRGIIDWDATNEAAAELLATVGLDIPPHTRVVDLGVGHQQLVEIAKALSKDVRLLILDEPTAALNDEDSAHLLSLMEGLRDQGITMVMISHKLNEVCRVAERTTIIRDGQTIQTSDLRGPQAIDEEEIIRLMVGRSLSNRYPDHTSDVGEELLELRDWTVHHPVDTTRAVVDGAALSLRRGEIVGLAGLMGAGRTELAMSLFGRSYGVGISGTVLKEGKEISTDTVARAIAAGIAYVPEDRKVLGLNLIQDVKTNTTAAALAKIASHGVVDEHAEREVAERYRGEMRIKTESLSTEVGSLSGGNQQKVVLAKWMFSDPEVLILDEPTRGIDVGAKYEIYQIINELADSGRAVLVISSELPELLGICDRIYAMSQGRITGQLPRGQADQESLMALMTAHSTQERHEGDSANKDGEDR
- the mmsB gene encoding multiple monosaccharide ABC transporter permease; amino-acid sequence: MKNATAYVGRNMRQYGILAALLAIIIFFQILTGGLLLSPNNVASLIQQNAYVMILSVGMVMVIIARHIDLSVGSLVGFIGGVIGLLVVGSGLPWPLAVAIALALGLLIGCWQGFWVAIMGIPAFIVTLGGMLIFRGLTVVLVQRTVSGLPPSFVSIANGSLPPWLGYLKNYDGVTIVIGLSAIAALIYSQMRARRRARAAGRTVDSLRGAVVRLAIYSAAIGALTALLAYSAGGTPIVLVIVGVVILIYSFIMNRTVIGRQIYAVGGNLKAARLSGINVRRVDFLVFVNMGLLSALAAIVTTSRAGAAVSTAGNLYEMDAIAAAYIGGAAVSGGIGRVSGAIIGALIMGVLNMGLSIMAVDSAWQQAIKGLVLLCAVALDIVGKRRAS
- a CDS encoding substrate-binding domain-containing protein; this translates as MSSSAPPFPPGRAAPSRRTALLATALAAAGLSACTAERTADYYGGAGAGALIGVSMPTKNLERWSRDGANLKELLEDKGYSVELQFADNKVEQQNSQIQTMVNKSPAVIVVGAIDGSALGPVLESAARLGTTVVAYDRLIRDTKAVDYYVTFDNYNVGALQGSYIVDALDLESGAGPFNFEPFAGSPDDNNARFFFEGAWDALSPYISSGQLVCPSGKLPASVDKWQSIGIQAWSNTAAQAEMENRLNSFYSSTTRVDVVLCPNDALALGVSQALSSAGYGGENWPVLTGQDADQANVARIVAGTQSMTVFKDTRLLGERCATMVDQIAKGETVEVNDTESYDNGQLVVPSYLLDPVSVDADNVKEVLVDSGYYSAQEVGLS
- the dhaK gene encoding dihydroxyacetone kinase subunit DhaK, with amino-acid sequence MKKLINSADSVVADALAGMAAAHPGELEVDLDNRLVYRATPKEQGKVAIISGGGSGHEPLHGGFVGTGMLDAACAGEVFTSPVPDQIVAATTAVDRGAGVLHIVKNYTGDVMNFEMAAEIVDMESGIQVATVVTNDDVAVEDSLYTAGRRGVGVTVLVEKIAGAAAEEGQSLEEVARIAAAVNDAGRSMGMALTSCTVPANGKPSFDLPEEEMEIGIGIHGEPGRHREPIAPASQIAARLVEPILAELPAGDGRGVIALLNGMGGTPLLELYLMYDEVARLLADAGVVVERRLVGNYITSLDMAGCSLTLVRADDEMLRLWDAPVSTPGLRWGI
- a CDS encoding PTS-dependent dihydroxyacetone kinase phosphotransferase subunit DhaM yields the protein MPDGSHGDAQSRQVGLVLVSHSRALAQAALEMTRRLVGSVEVTVEIAAGLPDGGLGTDGAAVARAVTAVASSSGGGVLVLTDLGSGVMSAEAGIERLTPETASRTRLSGAPFLEGLVGAYAAAGIGRDLEAVAAEASSSASAKEAQVGGRTAGV